The Vibrio chagasii genome includes a region encoding these proteins:
- the tolR gene encoding protein TolR codes for MAGYQPKKRKMTAEINVVPYIDVMLVLLIIFMVTSPFVTQGVDVELPQASTAKSAQDLLGDDNASFIIVEVNKDGELGLSVNDEEVQRGLSLEDIIVRVKAELSLKPNSPVAVGGDAATPYAEVVLLLDELSRAGVPKVGLLTDIRE; via the coding sequence ATGGCTGGATACCAACCTAAAAAACGTAAAATGACAGCTGAGATTAACGTTGTACCTTATATCGACGTTATGCTCGTACTGCTGATCATTTTTATGGTGACGTCACCGTTTGTTACTCAAGGTGTAGATGTTGAACTGCCTCAGGCTTCAACCGCTAAGTCAGCGCAAGATTTATTAGGCGACGACAATGCGAGCTTCATTATCGTTGAAGTGAACAAAGATGGTGAACTTGGCCTAAGCGTCAATGACGAAGAGGTGCAGCGTGGCTTGTCATTGGAAGATATTATCGTTCGAGTAAAAGCTGAACTGTCTTTGAAACCGAATTCTCCAGTGGCGGTAGGCGGCGATGCTGCTACTCCTTACGCTGAAGTGGTTTTGTTACTTGATGAATTAAGCCGTGCAGGCGTGCCAAAGGTTGGCCTTTTAACGGATATAAGGGAATAG
- the tolQ gene encoding protein TolQ produces MTAEISILGLILEASLLVKMVMLTLMGMSVVSWAMIIKRSKVLSQASKQAEVFEDKFWSGVDLAKLYQESNKRKDELSGTEEIFYAGFTEFARLRKSNATSPDFIMEGTGRAMRVAVAREVDELETNLPFLATVGSISPYIGLFGTVWGIMHSFIALGEVKQATLAMVAPGIAEALIATAMGLFAAIPAVMAYNRFSSSVGKLEHNYATFSEEFHSILHRQAMAGRE; encoded by the coding sequence GTGACTGCTGAAATCTCAATCTTAGGCCTAATTCTAGAAGCTAGTTTACTAGTTAAGATGGTCATGCTGACTCTTATGGGCATGTCTGTCGTTTCTTGGGCAATGATCATAAAAAGAAGTAAAGTGCTATCTCAAGCTTCTAAACAAGCAGAAGTCTTCGAAGATAAATTCTGGTCTGGTGTTGATTTGGCTAAGTTGTACCAAGAGAGCAACAAGCGCAAAGATGAGCTTTCTGGAACTGAAGAGATTTTCTACGCAGGCTTTACTGAATTCGCACGCCTTCGCAAATCGAATGCGACATCTCCCGACTTCATCATGGAAGGCACTGGTCGTGCAATGCGCGTAGCAGTGGCTCGTGAAGTGGATGAGCTAGAAACTAACTTACCTTTCTTGGCGACGGTTGGTTCTATCAGTCCATACATCGGCCTGTTTGGTACCGTTTGGGGTATCATGCACTCATTCATCGCGTTAGGTGAAGTGAAGCAAGCGACACTTGCGATGGTTGCACCAGGTATTGCAGAGGCTCTGATCGCAACAGCAATGGGGCTCTTCGCTGCGATTCCTGCTGTAATGGCATACAACCGCTTTAGTAGCAGTGTTGGTAAGCTAGAACATAACTACGCGACTTTCTCTGAAGAGTTCCACAGCATTCTTCACCGTCAAGCGATGGCTGGCAGGGAATAA